One Pecten maximus chromosome 7, xPecMax1.1, whole genome shotgun sequence genomic window carries:
- the LOC117331140 gene encoding uncharacterized protein LOC117331140, protein MAMPGSTTSCRCMEFEPVIKELWSASIAPSTRRSYSTWFDKYIQFLLFSGLIASVYLPNLPVSESYLIQFVAYCFSSNISYATIKLYIGGVRFMCLEKNIPYPYSQEMPRLHSILNGVKRLQVKKTKSRHPITFHILEKICNYLSNSVHDLMLETVCTVAFFGFLRCGEFTVSGCFDPSIHLCIKDLVIVKDCALLTLKRSKTDPFRHGVVIRLFSTNHPVCPYNTCRKYMDHRMTKKPMPSDPLFVNNEGQVLTRPMFMLKHVLELFRQICRSDMAKSDPDENPYNENGMLQT, encoded by the exons ATGGCCATGCCAGGTTCCACCACCAGCTGCCGTTGTATGGAATTCGAGCCAGTAATTAAAGAACTGTGGTCAGCATCCATAGCTCCTAGCACCAGGCGATCGTACAGCACATGGTTTGATAAATACATCCAGTTCTTGCTTTTCTCCGGTCTGATCGCGAGTGTTTACCTGCCAAACTTACCAGTTTCCGAGAGTTACCTGATTCAATTCGTGGCATACTGTTTCAGTAGCAACATTTCGTACGCCACTATAAAACTCTACATAGGCGGTGTTAGATTCATGTGCCTGGAGAAAAACATCCCATACCCATATTCACAGGAGATGCCTCGTCTTCACAGCATTCTTAACGGGGTTAAGCGACTACAGGTTAAGAAGACTAAATCAAGACACCCAATAACCTTTCACATTCTCGAGAAAATATGTAACTACTTGAGTAATAGTGTTCATGACCTTATGTTAGAAACAGTATGTACTGTAGCTTTCTTTGGATTTTTACGTTGTGGAGAGTTTACTGTATCGGGTTGTTTCGACCCGTCTATCCACTTGTGTATCAAAGACTTAGTGATAGTTAAGGACTGCGCCCTGTTAACACTGAAGAGGTCTAAAACCGACCCTTTCCGTCATGGAGTTGTCATAAGACTGTTCAGTACCAACCACCCGGTATGTCCATATAACACATGTCGTAAATATATGGATCATAGAATGACTAAAAAGCCTATGCCTTCAGACCCCTTATTCGTGAATAATGAAGGACAAGTTCTTACCCGACCTATGTTCATGCTAAAACATGTTCTGGAAT TATTCCGCCAGATATGCCGTAGTGACATGGCGAAAAGTGACCCCGATGAAAATCCGTACAATGAAAATGGCATGTTGCAAACCTAA
- the LOC117331141 gene encoding uncharacterized protein LOC117331141 has product MERKLLFLQQACIRLQIKPKIFDTLSQAVCWIAQNRYQIKHILHLLDDFITFEHPSGCGDRNMALLHLIFNRLGIPMAKHKTCGLSTVMEYLGIVLDSGKMEARLPMDKLVRISELLNSFQHRHSCTKRELLQRLGHLNFASRVVLQGRSFVSHLITLSTTVKGLHHHVKLNDECREDIKMWLYFLTNWNGVSVFSNSKTITSDDLRLNTDASVQSVMGVFTRGSGSRNHGR; this is encoded by the coding sequence atGGAGAGAAAGTTACTATTTCTACAACAAGCTTGCATTCGGCTGCAGATCAAGCCCAAAATATTTGACACTTTGTCCCAAGCTGTATGTTGGATAGCCCAAAACAGATACCAAATCAAGCACATATTGCACCTGTTGGACGACTTCATCACGTTTGAGCACCCAAGCGGTTGTGGGGACAGGAATATGGCTCTACTACATCTCATCTTTAACAGACTAGGGATTCCTATGGCGAAACATAAGACATGCGGTCTGTCCACCGTCATGGAATATCTAGGCATCGTGCTGGATTCTGGAAAAATGGAGGCCAGACTACCTATGGACAAACTAGTTAGGATAAGTGAACTCTTGAATTCCTTTCAGCATAGACACTCATGTACCAAGAGAGAACTACTACAACGCCTAGGCCACTTAAACTTTGCCAGTCGAGTGGTACTCCAGGGAAGATCGTTTGTGTCCCATCTCATAACATTGTCAACCACAGTCAAGGGATTACACCATCATGTGAAATTAAACGACGAATGTAGAGAGGACATCAAAATGTGGCTATACTTCTTAACTAACTGGAATGGCGTGTCAGTGTTCTCCAACTCTAAGACTATTACTTCAGATGACTTGCGTCTCAACACTGATGCTTCGGTACAATCGGTTATGGGTGTTTTTACAAGGGGCAGTGGTTCGCGGAACCATGGCCGCTAG